The following nucleotide sequence is from Burkholderia gladioli.
TCATCTCGCTGGTGTGGTAGTCGATGTTGGACAGCGGCGCGATGCCCGTCATCAGCGCATGCAGCGCGCCGGCCAGGCCCGTCACCGCGCCCGACAGCACGAAGGCCAGCAGCTTGAAGCGCGGCACGTCGTAGCCGACCGCGGCGGCGCGTGCCTCGTTGTCGCGAATCGCCAGCAAGGTGCGGCCGAACACCGACAACGTCACGCGCCGCAGCAGCCAGAACGCCGCCACGAACAGCACCGCCACGAAGCCGTAGAACTGCCAGGGCGTGGCCAGCGGCAGCAGCGTGTGGCCGGCGATCGACAGCGCCGGGCGCGGGATGTCGAGCAGGCCGTTGTCGCCGCCGGTGAGCTCCGGCGTGGTGTAGGCGAGGAAGTAGAACAACTGCCCGAAGGCCAGCGTCAGCATCACGAAGTAGGTGCCGCGCTGGCGGATCGAGAACCAGCCCACCACGGCGGCGGCCAGCGCGCCGATCGCGACGGCGGCGGCCAGCGCGAGCGGCAGGGGCAGCGCGAAGCGCGTCAGCACGATGCCGGCGGTGTAGCTGCCCAGGCCGAAGAAGATGCCCTGGCCGAACGAGAGCAGGCCCGTATAGCCGAGCAGCAGGTTGCAGCCGAGAGCGGCCAGCGCATAGACCAGCACCTCGGTGGCCAGCGAGCCGGAATTGAGCGCCAGCGGCAGCGCGCAGGCCACCGCGATCGCCAGCCAGGTCTCGTAATGGCGGCGCCAGATGCCGCGCGCAGCGGCGCCGTCGACGGCCATGTCGGGCATCTCTGCCGCCTCGTCCTGGCGCGGCGCGGCCACCAGCGGTTTCGAACCATCGATCATGCGGCCCTCCCGAGCAAGCCGTTGGGACGCAGCAGCAGCACGGCCGCCATCGCCACGTAGATCATCAGCCGCGCGCCCTCGGGCCACAGCGTGCTCATCACGCTCTGCACGATGCCGACCAGCAGGCCGCCCACCAGCGCGCCGAGGAAGTTGCCCATGCCGCCGACCACCACCACCACGAAGGCGACGCCGAGCGCCTCGATGCCCATGAAGGGATCGACGCCGCGGATCGGCGCGGCCAGCACGCCGGCCAGCGCGGCGGTGGCGGCGCCCAGCGCGAACACCAGGCTGAACACGCGCGACACGTTGATGCCGAGCAGGGACACCATCTCGGCCGCCTCGCTGCCGGCGCGCACCGTGCTGCCCAGCCGCGTGCCTTCCAGCAGCCACCAGAGCAGCGCGGCCAGCACCGCGGTGAAGCCGATCACGAACAGCCGGTACTTCGGATAAACGAAGCTGCCCCAGATCACCACGCCGTCGAGCGAGGCCGGCACCGCCACGTTGTCGCCGAGCGGGCCCCAGACGAGGATCGCGCATTCCTGCAGCACCAGCGCGAGGCCGACCGTGACGAGGATGTGGAATTCATGGGCTTGCGCGTAGACGTGGCGCAGCACCAGCTTCTCGACCAGCCAGGCGAAGGCGCCCACCGCGAGCGGCACCAGCAGCAGCGCGACCCAGAAGTTCGCTTCCCATTGCAGCGCCTGGTAGCAGAAGTAGGCGCCCAGCAGGTAGAAGGCGCCGTGCGCGAAATTCACGAAGCGCAGCAGGCCGAACACGATCGACAGGCCGACGGCGAGCAGGAAGTACAGCATCCCGACGCCGATGCCGTTGACGATCTGCAGCAGATAGACATTCATGGCAGGGAGGATCCGCAGGAAGGGAAGGCGGCACCGGGCGCCGCCTTCGTCGTGTCGTCGTATCGTCTCGCGGGCGGCGTCAGCCGAGCTTGCAGCCGGTCTTGTCGGCGGCCAGGAAGGACTGGCCGGAGCTGACGATGTCGGCGTAGTCGTCGGCGTTCTTCATGCGGTTCTTCGCCTTGCCCTTGAGCAGGTAGTAGTTCTTCAGCACCTGGTGATCGGCGCGGCGCACTTCCTCGGGGCCGGTGAGGCCGTCGTACTTCATGCCCTCCAGCGTGGCGATCACCTTCTTCGGATCGGTGCTGCCGGCCTTGAGCATGCCGTCGAGCAGGATCTTGGTGCAGATGTAGGAGCCGGCCAGGCTGTAGTTCGGGTTGGCGTGGAAGGTCGCGTTGGCGCGCTTGACGAGATCGCGGTTCAGCGGCGAATCGATGCCGTGCCAATACTGCGCGCCGAAATACACGCCGTCGCAGAGATCCGCGCCGAGCGTCTCGAACTGCTCCAGGCCCGAGGCCCAGGCCATCAGGATCGTGCAGTTGCGCTTCATGCCGAAGCTGACCGCCTGGCGCAGCGTGTCCGAGGACTGCGAGCCGAAGTTCAGGATCAGCAGCACGTCGGGCTTGGCGGCGACGGCGTTGGTCAGGTAGCCGCTGAATTCCTTCTCGGCCAGCGAGTGATAGCTGTTGCCGACGTGCTGGATGCCGGCTTCCTGGAAGATCGCCTTGGCGGCCGACAGCAGGCCCTCGCCGAACACGTATTGCGGCGTGATGGTGTACCAGCGCTTCGCGTTCGGCAGCATCTTGATCAGCGGACGCACGGTCTGCTCGATCGCCCCGAAGGTCGGCACCGACCAGCGGAAGGTGGCGCTGTTGCAGTCCTTGCCGGTGATCTCGTCGGCGCCCGCGGTGGTGATGAACACGCCGCCGGCCTTCTCCACCTCCTTGCCCATCGCCAGCGATTCCGAGGACAGGATGCCGCCCGCGAAGTAGCGCACGCCCTTCTGCTGCGCGACTTCCTGCACCCGGCGCACCGCCGTGGCCGGCTTGCCCTCGGTGTCGAGCGTGACGTAGGACAGCGGCGAGCCGAGCACCTGGCCGTATTGCTGCACGGCCAGCTTCATGCCGAGGTCGGCGTACTTGCCGTTGGCCGCGAACGGGCCCGACATCGGCACCGGGCAGGCCAGCTCGAGCGGCGCGCCGGCGGCGAACGCGGCACGGGAGGCAAGGGCGCCGAGCGCACCCGGCATGGCCGACGCGGCGGCCAGTTTCAACAGTTCACGGCGATTCAAGTCGATGCTCCTTCGGGGATGGACGCTCGCGAGCCGGCCGGCTGCCGATCGCTCGGGCCGCCTCGCTCGGGCGGCCATCGGTTCATCCTATTTATCATGATAAATAGGATGAACATGATCCTAGGTATGTCAAAATCCACTGTCAATCAGGCAAAATTCGCTACCGCGAACCGGCCACCGCCACCGCGCGCAACGCGGCCGGCAGGCGCCGCCAGAACAGGAAGGGAGTCAGGAAGATGGGCATGGAGCGAGCGAAAGCGGCTGTCGCGGTCGAGATCAAGCAGCAGAAGCGCGCGGATCTGGTCGCTGAGGAAATCAAGCGGCTGATCACCGAGAAGGACCTGAAGCCGGGCGATCGGCTGCCGCGCGAAGCCGAGCTGCAGCAGCTCTATTCGGTCAGCAAGAGCACCGTGCGCGAGGCGCTGAAGTCGCTCGAGGTGCAGGGGCTCATCAAGGTGACCACCGGCCCCGGCGGCGGCGGGATGGTGGTGGAGGTGCCGCTCGACCGCACCTTGCAGCTGCTGCAGAACTACCTGTTCTTCAAGGACGTGTCGATCGACGACATCTACACGGTGCGCAAGCTGCTGGAGCCGGAGCTGGCGGC
It contains:
- a CDS encoding branched-chain amino acid ABC transporter permease, which encodes MAVDGAAARGIWRRHYETWLAIAVACALPLALNSGSLATEVLVYALAALGCNLLLGYTGLLSFGQGIFFGLGSYTAGIVLTRFALPLPLALAAAVAIGALAAAVVGWFSIRQRGTYFVMLTLAFGQLFYFLAYTTPELTGGDNGLLDIPRPALSIAGHTLLPLATPWQFYGFVAVLFVAAFWLLRRVTLSVFGRTLLAIRDNEARAAAVGYDVPRFKLLAFVLSGAVTGLAGALHALMTGIAPLSNIDYHTSEMILVTTVIGGTGKLFASVLGAVFYVLFSDWLSTLWPRWLLLLGLVLIAVSLFMQRGLWGLGERIVAALRGRKDQGRQA
- a CDS encoding branched-chain amino acid ABC transporter permease, translating into MNVYLLQIVNGIGVGMLYFLLAVGLSIVFGLLRFVNFAHGAFYLLGAYFCYQALQWEANFWVALLLVPLAVGAFAWLVEKLVLRHVYAQAHEFHILVTVGLALVLQECAILVWGPLGDNVAVPASLDGVVIWGSFVYPKYRLFVIGFTAVLAALLWWLLEGTRLGSTVRAGSEAAEMVSLLGINVSRVFSLVFALGAATAALAGVLAAPIRGVDPFMGIEALGVAFVVVVVGGMGNFLGALVGGLLVGIVQSVMSTLWPEGARLMIYVAMAAVLLLRPNGLLGRAA
- a CDS encoding ABC transporter substrate-binding protein, yielding MNRRELLKLAAASAMPGALGALASRAAFAAGAPLELACPVPMSGPFAANGKYADLGMKLAVQQYGQVLGSPLSYVTLDTEGKPATAVRRVQEVAQQKGVRYFAGGILSSESLAMGKEVEKAGGVFITTAGADEITGKDCNSATFRWSVPTFGAIEQTVRPLIKMLPNAKRWYTITPQYVFGEGLLSAAKAIFQEAGIQHVGNSYHSLAEKEFSGYLTNAVAAKPDVLLILNFGSQSSDTLRQAVSFGMKRNCTILMAWASGLEQFETLGADLCDGVYFGAQYWHGIDSPLNRDLVKRANATFHANPNYSLAGSYICTKILLDGMLKAGSTDPKKVIATLEGMKYDGLTGPEEVRRADHQVLKNYYLLKGKAKNRMKNADDYADIVSSGQSFLAADKTGCKLG